Proteins from one Dehalococcoidia bacterium genomic window:
- a CDS encoding ABC transporter permease gives MSYIIQRFLASIPVVAMVGLITFTILHLAPGDPAAIIAGEEATKQEIAEIREALGTDKPLYEQFVIWVGNLLRGDLGTSVFSRRSVVQLMAQRVPATVGLAVMAQLMAILIGIPLGVLAAWKARGVIDRLAMVFAVIAFSVPAFWVGFMFIWLFSVNLGIVPVLGYVPFSTDIGLYLRGLVLPSLSIALVAAALLARMTRSIMIEVLSEDYVRTARAKGLAERLVLLRHALKAASIPIVTVIGLSFALLLTGVVVIEVVFAIPGMGRLVVDALVRRDYPIIQGMLMVFSVLYIFVNLLVDIAYAYLDPRIRYQ, from the coding sequence ATCTCGTACATCATACAGAGATTCCTGGCCTCTATTCCCGTAGTGGCGATGGTAGGCCTTATCACGTTCACGATTCTGCACCTGGCGCCTGGCGACCCAGCGGCAATCATAGCTGGAGAGGAAGCCACTAAGCAGGAGATTGCAGAGATACGCGAGGCGCTTGGGACGGACAAGCCTCTCTACGAGCAGTTTGTCATCTGGGTGGGCAACCTGCTGAGAGGTGACCTTGGAACGTCGGTCTTTTCCCGGCGCTCTGTCGTGCAGCTGATGGCGCAACGCGTGCCAGCAACAGTGGGGCTGGCAGTGATGGCGCAGCTGATGGCGATACTCATTGGGATACCACTGGGAGTCCTTGCGGCATGGAAGGCGCGGGGGGTGATCGACAGGCTGGCGATGGTCTTCGCAGTCATCGCCTTTTCAGTCCCCGCGTTCTGGGTCGGGTTCATGTTCATCTGGCTGTTCTCGGTGAACCTTGGAATCGTGCCGGTACTTGGCTATGTGCCATTTTCAACGGACATTGGGCTGTACCTGAGAGGGTTAGTGCTGCCATCACTGAGCATCGCGCTCGTGGCGGCAGCGCTGCTCGCCCGCATGACCCGGTCAATCATGATCGAAGTGCTGAGCGAGGACTACGTGAGGACTGCCCGCGCCAAGGGACTTGCGGAGCGACTGGTGCTACTGCGTCACGCGCTCAAAGCGGCCTCGATTCCCATCGTCACAGTGATTGGTCTCTCGTTCGCGTTACTTCTCACTGGCGTGGTGGTGATCGAGGTAGTCTTCGCAATTCCCGGAATGGGTCGGCTGGTGGTAGATGCACTGGTTCGCAGGGACTACCCCATAATCCAGGGAATGCTCATGGTGTTCTCAGTGCTCTACATCTTCGTGAATCTGCTCGTAGACATCGCGTACGCTTACCTTGATCCAAGGATTCGCTATCAATGA